In Silene latifolia isolate original U9 population chromosome 3, ASM4854445v1, whole genome shotgun sequence, a single window of DNA contains:
- the LOC141647331 gene encoding putative beta-glucosidase 41, whose amino-acid sequence MKSVRNVYTFLLINLIFLIWAATKSSAEISRSNFPDAFVFGTASSAFQFEGAVNEGNRGESIWDRFSRLPGRILDFSNADVAVDQYHRFESDIQLMKDMGMDAYRFSISWPRIFPNGRGEPNPEGISYYNNLIDALLEKGIQPYVTLYHWDLPQALEDRYEGWLSSQVIEDFENYASTCFKAFGDRVKYWITFNEPRGYCIQGYDLGVQAPGRCSIVGHLICKKGKSSTEPYIVAHNILQSHAAVYHIYQKNYKEEQGGFIGIAVDSKWFKPITDKQEDLDAAQRAIDFSLGWFLDPLFLGKYPKSMQELVGSRLPDITPKIAKLLTGSLDFVGVNHYTTVYTRNDRTRFRKFILQDASTDAAIITSPYRFGKAIGEKAGSSWLHIVPWGIRSLSNYIRETYGNPPVFITENGMDEKSSIALKEALQDDRRIEFHRDYLSNLSAAIRQDGCDVRGYFAWSLLDNWEWNSGYSVRFGLYYVDYNNNLTRIPKSSAKWFTRFLRFDDDSLHKES is encoded by the exons atgaAATCTGTAAGAAATGTATATACTTTTCTGCTCATAAACTTAATTTTCTTAATCTGGGCAGCAACTAAATCATCAGCTGAGATTAGCAGAAGTAATTTCCCAGATGCCTTTGTCTTTGGCACTGCTTCCTCTGCTTTCCAG TTTGAAGGAGCTGTAAATGAAGGGAATAGAGGAGAAAGCATATGGGACCGTTTCTCAAGATTACcag GAAGAATATTGGATTTTAGCAATGCGGATGTAGCTGTTGATCAATACCATAGGTTTGAG AGTGACATACAATTGATGAAGGATATGGGAATGGATGCTTACAGATTCTCAATATCTTGGCCAAGAATTTTTCCAA ATGGTAGAGGAGAACCAAATCCAGAAGGAATAAGTTACTACAATAATCTCATTGATGCTTTACTTGAGAAAG gAATTCAGCCCTATGTGACCTTATATCATTGGGATCTTCCACAGGCTCTCGAAGACCGCTATGAAGGATGGTTGAGCAGTCAAGTTAT AGAAGACTTCGAGAACTATGCATCAACCTGCTTTAAAGCTTTTGGAGATAGAGTGAAATACTGGATCACTTTCAACGAGCCTCGTGGTTATTGTATCCAAGGCTATGATTTAGGTGTCCAGGCTCCAGGGAGATGCTCAATTGTCGGTCATTTAATCTGTAAAAAAGGAAAATCCTCTACTGAACCTTACATAGTAGCTCATAATATCCTACAGTCTCATGCTGCTGTGTACCATATTTACCAGAAAAACTACAAG GAAGAACAAGGGGGATTTATTGGGATTGCAGTAGATTCAAAATGGTTTAAACCAATTACCGATAAACAAGAGGATCTAGATGCAGCCCAAAGAGCAATTGATTTCTCTCTTGGATG GTTCCTTGATCCACTCTTCCTTGGAAAATACCCTAAATCAATGCAAGAACTCGTGGGAAGCAGGCTTCCTGATATCACACCTAAAATAGCAAAGCTGCTAACAGGCTCACTGGATTTTGTTGGTGTTAACCATTACACAACAGTATATACTCGAAATGACAGAACTCGCTTCAGAAAATTTATACTCCAGGATGCATCAACTGATGCTGCTATCATTACTTCCC CTTATAGGTTTGGAAAAGCAATTGGGGAAAAG GCTGGTTCGAGCTGGTTACACATCGTGCCTTGGGGGATCCGGTCTTTATCAAATTATATTCGCGAAACATATGGCAACCCACCGGTCTTCATTACTGAAAATG GCATGGACGAAAAGTCAAGTATAGCTTTGAAGGAAGCATTGCAAGATGATAGGAGGATTGAGTTTCATAGGGACTACCTATCCAACTTGTCGGCTGCCATAAG GCAAGACGGGTGTGATGTGCGTGGATACTTCGCATGGTCATTGCTAGATAACTGGGAGTGGAATTCCGGTTATTCTGTCAGATTTGGACTCTATTATGTAGATTACAATAACAATCTTACCCGAATTCCCAAGAGCTCAGCTAAGTGGTTCACAAGATTTCTTAGGTTCGATGATGATAGTCTTCATAAAGAATCATGA
- the LOC141648768 gene encoding uncharacterized protein LOC141648768 encodes MGYRTSIRTATGATLYYLVYGMESVQPVELEILSLRILLESQKRIERAFNKKVKARGIIEGDLVLKSVKAFLPIDPRGKFKPNWEGPYLLKKILSGCAVRLTDLDGNDFTNPTNLDQLKKYYP; translated from the exons atggggTATAGAACTTCAATTAGAACAGCCACGGGAGCAACCCTGTATTACTTGGTATATGGAATGGAATCGGTTCAACCAGTTGAGCTGGAAATACTGTCTCTAAGGATCCTACTAGAAAGTCAG AAAAGGATAGAGAGAGCTTTCAACAAAAAGGTGAAAGCGAGGGGAATCATTGAAGGAGATCTGGTTCTCAAATCAGTTAAAGCTTTTTTGccaattgacccgaggggtaAGTTTAAACCAAATTGGGAAGGCCCTTATTTGTTAAAGAAGATTTTATCGGGATGCGCTGTTCGATTAACAGATTTGGATGGGAATGACTTCACAAATCCTACGAATTTGGACCAGCTGAAGAAATATTATCCTTGA